The Candidatus Angelobacter sp. DNA segment GCGGTAAAGATCAGTCTTCGTTCTCAAATAGAACGCTTTGCCGGACACCGCGGGCGACGCCATAAAACCATTCGCCAGTGTGTTGGTTGCGAGAACCTCGAAAGTGCGGCCAGGTTTGAGAACGGTGGTCGTGCCATCCTGACTGAAGAAATACAGCCGGCCGTCCGCGTAGATCGGCGAGGCGGCGTATTTGCCGCCGATGCGTTCCGTCCAAACCACGTGGCCCGTGGCAGCATCGACGCAGGTCACGAAGCTCTCCTCAGCCGCCGTGTAGATGAGACCATCCACCAGAAGCGGCGAGGCGTATTTGCCCACGTGGGTGTTGAGTTTCCACACGACATGCGTATCGGTCACGTCGCCGTGACCGTCGGGCTTGACCGCCCAGAGTTCCCTTTTCATCAGGCCCGTGACCAGGAAGACCAGGCCCTGCCCGTAAACCGGCCGGGGCGCGACCGACCAGTCGTTGTATTGAACCTTCCAGAGCTCCTTGCCGCTTCGCGGGTCGTACCCGTAAGCCGCCTTGGCGCCGGAGCTGAACATTTGAGGTGTTCCTCCGACGTTCGCGATCAAGGGCGTGCTGTGGGCCTTGCGCAAATCACCATCCCTGGCCATCGGTCCCGGCACATTCTCGTCGTTCCATGCGACCGAGCGGTTTGTTTTCCAGACGGTCTCGCCGGTTTTCTTGTCGAGAGCGGCGATGTACTGGAGATCGGCGCCGTCGAACGTCAGGATCAACAGGTTCTCGAAAGCGATCGGCGACGAAGAGGCGCCCCGGTAATGGCGGCAGGGCAGATCGTTTCGTTTCCAGAGAACCTTGCCCGTGGTTGTGTCGAGACACGCCGTCCCGACGCTGCCGAAATGAACATACAGCCGGCCCGGTTCGATCACGGGCGAGGGCGTCGCGTAGCAATTCATGGAAGCGCCGTTTCCCAGCGGCTCGGGGTTGTCAGTGTGAATCACCTTTTCGTTGAAGCGAACCTTGCCGGTGTCCGCGTCCGCACCGATGACGAAGTAATCGTGGCCGTCCTCGGTCGCCGTGGTCAGCCAGACCTGTCCGCCCATGACCACCGGAGTGGACCAGCCGCGATACGGAATCTCCGTTTTCCATTTGATGTTGTTGGTCTCGCTCCAGTGCAGCGGAAGACCGACGGGTTTGGAGTCCACCGGCGCGGAGACATGGCCGTCCCCGGTGGGCCCGCGGAATTCCGGCCAGTCGGCCAGCGCGGACGGGCAGTCAACGGCGAGCA contains these protein-coding regions:
- a CDS encoding PQQ-binding-like beta-propeller repeat protein, giving the protein MNPTKGPSFYSEKASAVIRHCGLLSALALLAVDCPSALADWPEFRGPTGDGHVSAPVDSKPVGLPLHWSETNNIKWKTEIPYRGWSTPVVMGGQVWLTTATEDGHDYFVIGADADTGKVRFNEKVIHTDNPEPLGNGASMNCYATPSPVIEPGRLYVHFGSVGTACLDTTTGKVLWKRNDLPCRHYRGASSSPIAFENLLILTFDGADLQYIAALDKKTGETVWKTNRSVAWNDENVPGPMARDGDLRKAHSTPLIANVGGTPQMFSSGAKAAYGYDPRSGKELWKVQYNDWSVAPRPVYGQGLVFLVTGLMKRELWAVKPDGHGDVTDTHVVWKLNTHVGKYASPLLVDGLIYTAAEESFVTCVDAATGHVVWTERIGGKYAASPIYADGRLYFFSQDGTTTVLKPGRTFEVLATNTLANGFMASPAVSGKAFYLRTKTDLYRVESPASQQK